The following DNA comes from Methanosarcina vacuolata Z-761.
AGTTTGCTTAATTCTCCAGCTTTTCGGAGATCTCGAGTTCGCGGGATGGAAAGAGTAATGCAATCCATCGAAGGAGAGATTGAAAAATCGCTCATAAAAGATGAAAGCTGGCTTCTTTCCGAAACTCTCTCTTATCCTTTTGCTCAAATTCTGGTCGCTTGCGTAGATGACCAGTTATTCACCAAACGATACGCACTAAAAGAAGCAGAAGCAGCCTCAAAATGGCTCGAAAAAGAAAGTACTGATTTTTTGCTTGAATTCGGGGAGGATTTTGGGATTCAAGCAGAAGCTGAAGAGTTACAGTTCAGTATGCATTTTGCAGATTATATACGCTTTTCTTCTTCGATAAGGGAACCAATATGGAAATTAACAAATCGACAGCTTCGATCCGGAATGGTCGTAGTTATGAAAAAAGACTTTGTAAGACTCCTTCAAGAAGCGATCAAAGAAAGAATAGAAAAATCATTCCCCATTCCCAAAATCCCTTCTGAAGTATCAAGTTTCTGCGCCCCTTATGTTGCTGAAATAAAAGATAAGTTTGAGGTCCACAAGAAAAAATTCGGGACAACGGACTTTGGTGTAGTGGAACCCGAGCTCTTTCCCCCCTGTATATCCCATGCCCTTGCAAACGTACAGGGCGGAGTGAATCTTGCCCATTCTATGCGTTTTGCCATGACCTCCTTCCTGCTCAGCGTGGGAATGTCAGTGGATGAAATTCTTAACCTTTTCAATGTCTCTCCTGATTTTAACGCGGAATTAACCCTTTATCAGATAGAACATATTGCAGGCGCAACAGGAAACGTATACAAGCCTCCTGCATGTGACACTATGAGAACATATGGGAACTGCATAGGTAAAGACCGATTGTGTGAAAAAATCAGTCATCCTCTGGCATACTACGAGAAGAAAATATATCTGAGAAATAAAGAAAAAGAAATGGAAAAAGAGAAGGAAATGGAAAAAGGGAAGGAAAAACAGGAAAAAAAAGAGAAGGGGAAGGAAATGGAAAAAGAGAAGGAAAAACAAGAAGAAAAAGGGAAGGGAAAGGAAATAGAAAAAGAGAAGAAAAAATAAGAAGAAAAGAGGAAGGAAATAGAAAAAGAGAAGGAAAAACAAGAAGAAAAGAGGAAGGAAAGGAAAAAGGCATAAAATTAGAAATATTATTAGAAATATTATTAGAAAGATTATAAGAAATATTATAATTATAAAAAGATTTATATCAATTATAGACTATTTTTATTAATTATTGATTTGATTGGATAAGATCAATATTCTTTAAGGCCAGCATCAAATTCGTGTGGGAGTTACGCATTTGATTGCACTTATGGTATTTCCTGAAGTTTTCGTGTAACCTGCATCGGAGGCTTTCAATGCCGCTGGATCCTATTTGTAAAAAAATAATATCTGACAATACTGAGTATTTCTCAGATTATGGGGGAAAGAGCTATTATTTCTGCAGTCCCGAATGCAAACAGAAATTCGATGCTCTAGAAAAAAGTGTAATCCGGCTCAAACGGAATCTTAGTGAGAAAGAGAGGATTTCCTTTGGAAAATTAAAAAAGGACATTATAAAACCAGGAATATGTACTCTATGTGGAGCCTGCGCAGCAAGTTGCGAGTATATTACGATAGAGGACGGCGCACCAAAATTGGTAGGCCCCTGTAAAGCCTGTGGGGTCTGCTACTACCAGTGTCCGAGAACCATCACCACAGAAGAGGGACTTATAGGGAGCTTCCGCTTCGCATATGCAGCAAGATCTGCTATTCCCGAAATAAGGGGACAGGATGGAGGAGTTGTAACATCTCTGCTTTTGTATGCCCTTGATGAGGGTTTAATTGACTCTGCCGTGGTTACTACTCGCTCAAAGGAAGAGCCCTGGAAACCTGTACCAGTAGTTGCAAAAACAAGGGAAGAGGTCCTTGAGAGTAGCGGCAGCATCTATTCTCACTCAATGACGCTTGAAGCTCTTATGAGTGCAATTAAACAGGGGATGAACAGCATTGCGTTCGTAGGGACGAGCTGTAATATTGATGCAGTCACTAAAATGCAGAAAAGTTCCTATGGATTTCTACATCTCTTCATGAGAGCAAAGGTTCTCAAACTCGGGCTCTTTTGTATGGACACTTTTTCCTATGAAGGAATTAAAGCAGTACTGAAAAGTTATGGAATTACGCTGGAAAATGTAGATGCCATGAAAATTCGGAAAGGGAAGTTTGAGATTACTCTGAAGGACGGAAAACAACAAATCCTTGACCTCAGCGAATTTGACGAATACAGAAGCTCTTCCTGTCGTTTCTGTACGGACCTTACTGCCGAAAACTCAGATATCTCTTTTGGCGGAGTTGGCAGCCCCAGAGGCTGGACTACAGTCCTTACCCGTTCAGCTCTGGGATACGAAATATTCAATGAAGCCGTAGACAACGGTTACATCGAAGCCCGACACCTTACCGACGACGAACTTGAAAGAGTACTCAACCTCGCCAAGATGAAGAAAGTCCAAATGTATGACCTCAACAGAAGGCAAAAAAAGTAAAGACCTTAAAAATAGATTCTGCAGCCAGTAAAAACCTACCCCGTTACACCCACGAACTCAAAGTTAAAAATCAGCTTATCTTGACCATAATTCAGCCCTCTTGAGCGAACGAAGTGAGCGAAAAGGGCACCGTCCTCCCGAGACGGGACTCGGGTGACGGAACGCGGGTGACGGAATGCGGACTGCAGTTCAGAGCCTTCAAAAGGAAAAAACTTTACTCAGCTGTTCTAATTAGCTTCAACTAACTCCTCAGGATGAAGAGACTCGGCTAAAGGTTCCTGATCTTCCTTCTTGAACACAATTTCAGGAATGATTGCTGTGGTCAAACAGTAATAACATGGACAACGCCGCTTTGTAATCTCATTAAATTTTTCAATTTCTTCCTTGTCCATTTCCGAATCAATTGTTATCTCGAATTTAATATGCTCATAGATAGGAATTACAGGTTCCTGGAAAAATCCAAAACTTGCACTCATGTCCATATCAGCTTTGACCTTTACTTTGAACTGATTGAGTTCTATACCCTCCATTGCAGTCCATTTGGCAAAAGTAGCTGCAAAACAGGATGCTATCCCATACAGACCATACTGTACGGGATTGGGGGCAGTCCCTCCACCTCCTAAAGCTATTGTTTCATCCGATTGAATTAAAAATTCTCCTCCTTTTTCGGTATTTATTTTTACGGAGAATTGAGGCCCTGTTTTGCCTATCTCCCAATTTCCTTCAAACTCAACTATTTTTTTGGTTTTTGAAAGATCATTTTCTGCTTTTTGAAGAGTCTCACCAAATTTATCAACATCTACTCTATTAACTATCAATTGTTCACCTCTTTTGACAGTATCTCAAATTTGCTGTAAATTTGAAGTCAAGTTTTTGCGTACTATGGAGAAAATTAATCTTCCGAGACGTAATTTTTTACACAGTAACTTTTTGATATTTGTGACTTTACAGAAAAATTGGCACACTGCCCCTCTTTTCTAAGATAACTTTTATAGATACCAGAATTTTAAGATAATTTCAAGAGACTTTTAAAATAATTTAGAATAACGCCAACAAAATTTAGAATTATAATTTAGAATTATAAACATGTAGATCATTAATGCAAAAGTATACTTTCAGTTAATGTGGGAATAATCTGCATTGAACACGATAGAAAAAGTCAGAATCAAAGGCATTTAACATTAAAAGCACCTTAATTGTTATTATACTTCAATCCAATCTGGAAAAAGAAAAACACTGATAATTTTACGATCGTTCGATCTCAATTACTCCAGATACATGAGTTTCAGTTAAAAAAATGCCTCTTAGTTCTC
Coding sequences within:
- the priL gene encoding DNA primase regulatory subunit PriL, which encodes MDEEHIALYPFASEVSAYVESLRVSLESLLNSPAFRRSRVRGMERVMQSIEGEIEKSLIKDESWLLSETLSYPFAQILVACVDDQLFTKRYALKEAEAASKWLEKESTDFLLEFGEDFGIQAEAEELQFSMHFADYIRFSSSIREPIWKLTNRQLRSGMVVVMKKDFVRLLQEAIKERIEKSFPIPKIPSEVSSFCAPYVAEIKDKFEVHKKKFGTTDFGVVEPELFPPCISHALANVQGGVNLAHSMRFAMTSFLLSVGMSVDEILNLFNVSPDFNAELTLYQIEHIAGATGNVYKPPACDTMRTYGNCIGKDRLCEKISHPLAYYEKKIYLRNKEKEMEKEKEMEKGKEKQEKKEKGKEMEKEKEKQEEKGKGKEIEKEKKK
- a CDS encoding OsmC family protein translates to MIVNRVDVDKFGETLQKAENDLSKTKKIVEFEGNWEIGKTGPQFSVKINTEKGGEFLIQSDETIALGGGGTAPNPVQYGLYGIASCFAATFAKWTAMEGIELNQFKVKVKADMDMSASFGFFQEPVIPIYEHIKFEITIDSEMDKEEIEKFNEITKRRCPCYYCLTTAIIPEIVFKKEDQEPLAESLHPEELVEAN
- a CDS encoding Coenzyme F420 hydrogenase/dehydrogenase, beta subunit C-terminal domain encodes the protein MPLDPICKKIISDNTEYFSDYGGKSYYFCSPECKQKFDALEKSVIRLKRNLSEKERISFGKLKKDIIKPGICTLCGACAASCEYITIEDGAPKLVGPCKACGVCYYQCPRTITTEEGLIGSFRFAYAARSAIPEIRGQDGGVVTSLLLYALDEGLIDSAVVTTRSKEEPWKPVPVVAKTREEVLESSGSIYSHSMTLEALMSAIKQGMNSIAFVGTSCNIDAVTKMQKSSYGFLHLFMRAKVLKLGLFCMDTFSYEGIKAVLKSYGITLENVDAMKIRKGKFEITLKDGKQQILDLSEFDEYRSSSCRFCTDLTAENSDISFGGVGSPRGWTTVLTRSALGYEIFNEAVDNGYIEARHLTDDELERVLNLAKMKKVQMYDLNRRQKK